In Lycium ferocissimum isolate CSIRO_LF1 chromosome 11, AGI_CSIRO_Lferr_CH_V1, whole genome shotgun sequence, a single genomic region encodes these proteins:
- the LOC132038562 gene encoding uncharacterized protein LOC132038562, producing MAESFNAWILGPRHKTIISILEEIRIKVTNRISKSRAFAETWTYDISPMAMMVFNVNVERSMQCNIDWNGDEGFEVLEGSYWHTVNLGQKKCSCRSWELKVPNMKMWPKSTNPIVEPPECAEHSQQSSNGIKRGRGQCERGTPSTRGGGTSTKCRGTSTSSRGVGVRSGYKRPRVVGQGVFVAETGYTAINQGLASSRRVNTGVRSSALVTCDIGYHPTKGLKWKGKQVVTQRELQVQSAMHRIKTRSKAVGIQTRAQAKAKSTSKAAKGKTPSKTAKTKAAKGKSLSKKT from the exons GGAAGAAATCAGAATTAAGGTGACGAACAGAATTTCTAAGTCAAGAGCATTTGCTGAAACATGGACATATGATATATCTCCAATGGCAATGATGGTGTTCAATGTCAATGTAGAGAGATCAATGCAATGTAACATTGATTGGAATGGTGATGAAGGATTTGAAGTGTTAGAAGGGTCATATTGGCATACTGTGAATTTGGGACAAAAGAAGTGTAGCTGCAGATCATGGGAACTGAAAG TTCCAAACATGAAAATGTGGCCAAAGAGTACAAATCCAATTGTGGAGCCACCTGAA TGTGCTGAACACTCACAACAATCCTCTAATGGAATTAAAAGGGGTAGAGGTCAATGTGAAAGAGGAACTCCTAGCACTAGAGGTGGAGGAACAAGTACTAAATGTAGAGGAACAAGTACTAGCAGTAGAGGAGTAGGTGTAAGAAGTGGTTACAAGAGACCAAGGGTTGTGGGACAAGGTGTATTTGTTGCTGAAACTGGATATACTGCAATTAAT CAAGGATTGGCTAGCAGTAGAAGGGTGAATACTGGTGTGAGGAGTTCTGCACTTGTTACTTGTGATATTGGTTATCACCCCACCAAAGGATTGAAGTGGAAAGGCAAACAAGTTGTAACTCAAAGGGAACTTCAAGTCCAAAGTGCTATGCATCGCATCAAAACCAGGTCAAAAGCTGTTGGGATTCAGACGAGGGCACAAGCCAAGGCAAAGTCAACCTCAAAAGCTGCCAAGGGAAAAACTCCCTCAAAGACTGCAAAGACAAAAGCTGCTAAGGGAAAATCTCTCTCAAAGAAAACTTAG